A section of the Paenibacillus aurantius genome encodes:
- a CDS encoding D-lyxose/D-mannose family sugar isomerase — MLNKRELQHYQEQTAGSLNRAGIVLTPEEEAGIEIADFGLGEFEKQGLGLVTYINTDPYCAKELVLLPGQTCPEHRHPPVNGTPGKRETFRCRAGLVYLYVEGEAAPSVQAAVPQGSEAYYTVYREIVLTPGRQFTIPPDTLHWFQAGPEGAVVSEFSSTSRDEADIFTDPRIVREPQVEEG, encoded by the coding sequence ATGTTGAACAAGAGAGAGCTTCAGCATTATCAGGAGCAGACAGCCGGTTCTCTAAACCGGGCCGGGATTGTGCTTACCCCGGAAGAAGAAGCGGGGATCGAAATCGCGGATTTCGGACTGGGGGAGTTCGAGAAGCAGGGCCTTGGGCTTGTCACGTATATCAATACGGATCCTTACTGTGCCAAGGAGCTGGTTCTTCTTCCGGGGCAGACCTGTCCGGAGCACCGCCACCCTCCGGTCAACGGAACGCCGGGGAAGCGGGAGACGTTCCGCTGCCGGGCGGGGCTTGTTTATTTGTATGTCGAGGGGGAGGCCGCTCCATCCGTTCAAGCGGCGGTACCCCAGGGCAGCGAGGCTTACTATACGGTCTACCGGGAAATCGTGCTGACTCCCGGCCGGCAGTTTACGATTCCGCCGGATACCCTTCACTGGTTTCAGGCCGGACCGGAAGGCGCGGTCGTCTCCGAATTCTCCAGCACGAGCCGGGACGAAGCGGATATCTTTACGGATCCCCGAATTGTGAGGGAACCGCAAGTCGAGGAAGGCTGA
- a CDS encoding carbohydrate kinase family protein → MKLSQPSSPEVAVAGHICLDLIPALLGETAVIPGKLLAVGPAVTSTGGAVSNTGLALHRLGFRTRLLGKVGDDLFGKSILAIVGQYGKELADGMIVSAGEHSSYTVVVSPPGADRCFWHYSGTNDTFGEDDLAPESLQGLRLFHLGYPTLMKRLYRNEGRELEQLLRRVKEQGITVSLDLAEPDPSSEAARQDWRAILARALPYTDIFLPSFEELLFLLRREQFMEMKRQYGHDLLPHVETELLRELTAELLGGGAAVAGVKLGTGGLYLRTTEEAARLSPARMGAAAPADPSSWRGRELLAPCFQVPVKGTTGAGDCTIAGFLGGMLKGLSLEDALLRAVAVGACNVEETDALSGIPPWECVNERLAGAWPQLPSVIRLEGWRYQQELLLYRSPLDAGQVKDLK, encoded by the coding sequence ATGAAGCTGTCTCAACCGTCATCTCCGGAGGTAGCCGTGGCCGGTCATATTTGCTTGGACCTCATTCCTGCCCTCCTCGGGGAAACCGCCGTTATACCCGGCAAGCTTCTGGCCGTGGGACCCGCCGTCACGTCCACAGGAGGAGCGGTGTCCAATACGGGGCTTGCCCTTCACCGGCTCGGGTTCCGCACCCGGCTGCTCGGCAAAGTGGGCGACGACTTGTTCGGCAAGTCAATCCTGGCCATAGTAGGGCAATACGGCAAGGAGCTGGCCGACGGCATGATCGTCTCCGCCGGGGAACACAGCTCGTACACGGTCGTGGTAAGTCCGCCGGGGGCGGACCGCTGCTTCTGGCATTACTCGGGAACGAACGACACCTTCGGGGAGGATGACCTGGCTCCCGAAAGCTTGCAAGGCCTGCGGCTTTTCCATCTCGGGTACCCTACTCTCATGAAGAGGCTTTACCGGAACGAGGGGCGGGAGCTGGAGCAGCTATTGCGAAGGGTGAAGGAGCAGGGAATAACGGTGTCCCTGGATCTGGCGGAGCCCGACCCTTCCTCGGAAGCCGCCCGGCAGGATTGGAGGGCTATTCTGGCAAGGGCGCTGCCTTATACCGATATCTTTCTCCCGAGCTTTGAAGAACTGCTCTTCCTGCTGCGGCGGGAGCAATTTATGGAAATGAAGCGGCAGTACGGCCATGACCTGCTCCCGCACGTGGAGACGGAACTGCTTAGAGAGTTAACGGCGGAGCTGCTGGGTGGCGGAGCGGCCGTCGCCGGAGTAAAGCTGGGCACCGGTGGGCTTTATCTTCGTACGACGGAGGAGGCCGCCCGGCTGTCACCGGCACGGATGGGGGCTGCGGCTCCCGCCGATCCCTCCAGTTGGAGGGGAAGGGAGCTTCTCGCTCCATGCTTTCAGGTGCCGGTGAAGGGAACGACGGGAGCGGGCGATTGTACGATCGCCGGCTTTCTGGGCGGGATGCTGAAAGGGCTTTCCCTGGAGGATGCCTTGCTCCGGGCCGTAGCCGTAGGAGCCTGCAATGTGGAGGAAACGGACGCCCTCTCGGGTATTCCCCCGTGGGAGTGCGTGAACGAACGTCTGGCGGGCGCGTGGCCTCAGCTTCCCTCGGTCATCCGACTCGAGGGGTGGAGGTATCAGCAGGAGTTGCTGCTCTATCGCAGTCCGCTGGATGCCGGGCAAGTGAAGGATCTAAAGTGA
- a CDS encoding glycoside hydrolase family 172 protein, with protein MIPFNGIGMGIGSLSRLSNAQTRSISPENFTGEKGKGAMATEGTGSGPSRDLGQGWKVSPSVLVEGNTEFTMGEITGPGMIQHIWLTCAPEVWRSLIFTVYWDDETEPSVQVPVGDFFCNGWCERTNVNSLPIAVNPAGGFNSYWEMPFRKKARVTMKNLSHENAVLYYQIDYTLTEIPEDLAYFHAQWRRSNPLPYKEVHTIIDGIEGKGHYVGTYLAWQANSNNWFGEGEIKFYMDGDREYPTIAGTGTEDYFGGAWNWDMNNQYTTYSTAFLGMHQVIKPDGLYRANQRFGMYRWHIMDPIRFEEDLKVTIQALGWRSHGRYLPLKDDIASVAFWYQAEPHGSYPPLPSKDDLEVI; from the coding sequence ATGATACCATTCAATGGAATCGGCATGGGAATCGGCAGTCTCTCCCGTCTCTCCAACGCCCAGACACGCTCTATCTCTCCGGAGAATTTCACCGGCGAAAAAGGCAAGGGTGCCATGGCCACGGAAGGAACCGGATCGGGGCCATCCCGGGATTTGGGGCAGGGATGGAAGGTCTCTCCGTCCGTCTTGGTGGAAGGGAACACGGAGTTCACCATGGGCGAAATCACCGGTCCCGGCATGATCCAGCACATCTGGCTCACCTGCGCCCCGGAGGTTTGGCGTTCCTTGATTTTTACAGTGTATTGGGACGACGAGACCGAGCCATCGGTGCAGGTGCCCGTGGGTGATTTCTTCTGCAACGGCTGGTGCGAGAGGACCAACGTCAACTCCCTGCCTATCGCCGTGAATCCCGCCGGGGGATTCAACAGCTACTGGGAAATGCCCTTCCGCAAGAAGGCCCGCGTTACCATGAAAAATCTTTCTCACGAAAATGCCGTGCTCTACTACCAGATTGATTACACCTTGACGGAAATTCCGGAAGATCTGGCGTACTTCCATGCCCAGTGGCGCAGGAGCAACCCGCTTCCCTACAAAGAAGTACATACGATTATCGACGGCATCGAGGGAAAAGGGCATTACGTGGGAACCTATCTCGCGTGGCAGGCCAACAGCAACAACTGGTTCGGCGAAGGGGAGATCAAGTTCTATATGGACGGGGACCGGGAATATCCGACGATCGCGGGGACGGGGACCGAGGATTACTTCGGAGGCGCGTGGAACTGGGACATGAACAACCAGTATACGACTTATTCGACCGCTTTCCTCGGCATGCACCAGGTGATCAAGCCGGACGGCCTCTACCGGGCCAATCAGCGCTTCGGGATGTACCGCTGGCATATCATGGATCCTATCCGGTTCGAGGAAGACTTAAAGGTAACCATCCAGGCACTCGGATGGAGGTCGCACGGCCGGTACCTACCTCTTAAGGACGATATCGCGTCCGTCGCTTTCTGGTACCAGGCGGAGCCTCATGGGTCTTATCCGCCGCTGCCGTCCAAGGACGATCTCGAAGTTATCTGA
- a CDS encoding L-fucose isomerase, producing the protein MEGSAWNRWKGSMPKIGIRPIIDGRRGGIRESLEEVTMKMAETVADFLTANLRHANGDPVECILAETCIGGVAEAARTAQRFAGENVGVTISVTPSWCYPTETMDTDPFRPQAIYGFNGTERPGAVYLAAALAAHNQKGLPAFSIYGRDVQDITDTTLPDDVKAKLLQFAKPALAVAVMRGKSYLSMGSVSMGIAGCIIDESFFQDYLDMRNEYVDMSEFLRRMELGIYDKEEFEAAMAWVKENCREGEDVNPVDGQRTREQKDEDWAVSVRMTLIARDLMTGNPKLDSMGYGEEALGHNALAAGFQGQRMWTDFKPNGDVMEAILTSSFDWNGIRQPYMLSTENDALNGMTMIFGHLLTNAAQIFADVRTYWSPDAVQKAAGYELEGMAKDGIIHLINSGPAALDGTGRQSREGKPAMKPFWEISTEETKACLEAVEWRPAVDFFRGGGFSTDYTTREGMPVTMARLNLVKGLGPVLQLAEGYTVELPGEVHDKLDLRSNPTWPTTWFVPRLTGEGAFRDVYTVMNSWGSNHCAVSFGHIGGELITLASMLRIPVCMHNVPDDRIFRPSAWNAFGTGDAEGADYRACAAYGPLYK; encoded by the coding sequence ATGGAAGGAAGCGCATGGAACCGCTGGAAAGGAAGCATGCCGAAGATCGGAATACGCCCCATCATTGATGGCAGGCGAGGTGGGATTCGGGAATCGCTCGAGGAAGTCACGATGAAAATGGCTGAGACGGTGGCGGACTTTTTAACCGCTAACCTGCGTCACGCCAATGGGGATCCGGTGGAGTGCATCCTAGCCGAAACCTGCATCGGCGGGGTCGCGGAAGCGGCCCGCACGGCGCAACGGTTCGCGGGTGAGAATGTCGGGGTAACGATTTCCGTCACGCCTTCCTGGTGCTACCCAACGGAAACGATGGACACGGATCCTTTCCGGCCCCAGGCCATCTATGGCTTTAATGGAACGGAGCGTCCGGGCGCCGTGTACCTCGCTGCGGCTCTGGCGGCGCATAACCAGAAGGGGCTTCCGGCGTTCAGCATTTACGGCCGGGACGTTCAGGACATCACGGACACCACCCTGCCGGACGATGTGAAAGCGAAGCTGCTTCAGTTCGCGAAGCCCGCTCTGGCCGTGGCTGTCATGAGGGGCAAATCCTACCTTTCCATGGGCTCGGTTTCCATGGGCATTGCGGGCTGCATCATAGACGAAAGCTTCTTCCAGGATTATCTGGACATGAGGAACGAGTATGTGGATATGAGCGAATTCCTGCGCCGGATGGAGCTCGGCATTTATGACAAGGAAGAGTTCGAAGCCGCGATGGCCTGGGTGAAGGAGAACTGCCGGGAAGGAGAGGACGTCAATCCGGTTGACGGGCAGCGCACCCGGGAGCAGAAGGACGAGGATTGGGCCGTCTCCGTCCGAATGACCCTGATCGCGCGGGACCTGATGACCGGGAACCCGAAGCTGGATTCGATGGGATATGGCGAGGAGGCCCTCGGTCATAATGCCTTGGCGGCCGGCTTTCAGGGCCAGCGCATGTGGACCGATTTCAAGCCGAACGGGGATGTCATGGAAGCGATCCTCACGTCTTCCTTTGACTGGAACGGCATCCGCCAGCCGTATATGCTCTCTACCGAGAATGACGCTCTTAACGGAATGACCATGATCTTCGGCCATCTGCTGACGAATGCCGCGCAAATCTTTGCCGACGTACGAACCTACTGGAGTCCGGATGCGGTACAAAAGGCAGCGGGCTATGAGCTGGAGGGGATGGCGAAGGACGGAATCATTCATCTTATCAATTCCGGACCGGCCGCCCTGGATGGGACGGGCCGCCAAAGCCGTGAGGGAAAGCCGGCCATGAAGCCGTTTTGGGAAATTAGCACAGAGGAAACCAAAGCTTGTTTAGAGGCGGTGGAGTGGCGCCCGGCCGTCGACTTTTTCCGCGGAGGCGGGTTTTCGACCGATTATACGACACGGGAAGGCATGCCCGTTACCATGGCCCGTCTTAACCTGGTCAAGGGACTGGGGCCGGTGCTGCAGCTGGCCGAGGGCTATACGGTTGAGCTTCCCGGCGAAGTGCACGACAAGCTCGACCTCCGTTCGAACCCGACCTGGCCGACGACCTGGTTCGTCCCCCGCCTGACCGGGGAAGGGGCGTTCCGCGACGTCTATACGGTGATGAACAGCTGGGGCTCCAACCACTGCGCGGTCAGCTTCGGGCATATCGGAGGCGAGCTGATCACGTTGGCCTCCATGCTGCGGATTCCCGTATGCATGCACAACGTGCCGGACGACCGCATTTTCCGGCCGAGCGCCTGGAACGCTTTCGGCACCGGAGACGCCGAAGGGGCCGACTACCGGGCATGCGCGGCGTACGGGCCGCTGTATAAGTAG
- a CDS encoding LacI family DNA-binding transcriptional regulator gives MKKITIKDVAQEAGVSTATISRVLNNTGYVSEGARRTILETIERLNYRPNAIARSLKQDRSRMVGIVLPDMTNPYFMKLSRSLQKRLRQSGLHGMFMDTYGDPDMELEALNGLMMMRVEAVVLAGTGRNVPAIRKMVRGSGIPFVLVDRKLPGVAADLAAEENEAAAHEAAAELAQRHEAIGILAGPDWISTARERLDGAAAALREAGVALPASYVFAGDLTRESGREGILTFLQLPKPPTAVFSVNNEMTFGLYLGLREAGKALDSIEVASFGDLEFSGLFGHRLSIVEQCPDEVGQAAAELLIRRLAHAEKGEGTESRTFVPTLVRKW, from the coding sequence ATGAAGAAAATCACCATTAAAGACGTAGCCCAGGAAGCGGGCGTATCTACGGCCACAATCTCCCGGGTTCTTAACAACACGGGCTATGTGAGTGAAGGGGCGCGCCGCACCATCCTGGAAACGATCGAGCGCCTGAATTACCGGCCGAATGCCATCGCCCGCAGCCTCAAGCAGGACAGATCCCGGATGGTCGGCATCGTATTGCCGGACATGACCAATCCCTACTTCATGAAGCTTTCCCGTTCCCTTCAGAAAAGGCTCCGGCAGAGCGGGCTTCACGGCATGTTTATGGATACCTACGGGGATCCGGACATGGAGCTGGAAGCTCTGAACGGGTTGATGATGATGAGAGTAGAAGCCGTCGTCTTAGCCGGAACCGGGCGGAATGTTCCCGCTATTCGCAAGATGGTCCGCGGCTCTGGCATTCCGTTTGTTCTCGTAGACCGGAAACTTCCGGGCGTCGCGGCCGATCTCGCGGCGGAAGAGAACGAGGCGGCGGCCCATGAAGCGGCTGCCGAGCTGGCGCAAAGGCACGAAGCAATCGGGATACTGGCCGGGCCGGACTGGATCAGCACCGCCCGGGAACGGCTGGACGGAGCCGCCGCCGCCTTGAGGGAAGCAGGCGTGGCGCTCCCCGCGTCTTATGTATTCGCCGGAGACTTGACCAGGGAATCCGGCAGGGAGGGAATTCTGACCTTCCTGCAGCTTCCGAAGCCGCCGACTGCGGTCTTCAGCGTTAACAACGAAATGACCTTCGGCCTCTATCTCGGTCTCCGGGAAGCAGGAAAAGCGCTGGATTCCATCGAGGTGGCCTCCTTTGGCGATCTGGAATTTTCGGGATTGTTCGGTCATAGGCTTTCGATTGTGGAGCAGTGTCCGGACGAAGTAGGCCAAGCGGCGGCGGAATTGTTGATCCGGCGGCTTGCTCATGCGGAGAAAGGGGAAGGAACCGAGAGTCGCACCTTCGTGCCCACACTGGTACGCAAATGGTGA
- a CDS encoding DUF2087 domain-containing protein: MQLEKVVQYHKALADPTRIKLLILLADGERNGQVLAEKLGVTPATITHHAAKLREASLLNERREKNTIYFSLNHYFIKSYATATESLIYRKTKGGNEMAQDNENRLRDSVIKNFFTKEGKLKSIPVQLKKKLMVLEVLISKLEMGRTYTEKEINEFITGFHDDFATIRREFIMHQFMFRENQIYELNPPEMWANWKTLS, from the coding sequence GTGCAATTAGAAAAAGTCGTCCAGTATCACAAAGCTCTAGCCGATCCTACCCGAATCAAACTGCTGATCCTGCTGGCGGACGGGGAGCGGAACGGGCAGGTACTGGCGGAGAAGCTCGGTGTCACCCCCGCTACCATCACCCACCACGCGGCGAAGCTGCGGGAAGCCAGCCTGCTTAACGAACGGCGGGAGAAGAATACCATATATTTTTCCTTAAACCATTATTTCATCAAGAGCTATGCCACGGCTACGGAAAGCCTGATTTACCGCAAAACCAAAGGAGGAAACGAGATGGCGCAGGACAACGAGAACCGGTTGAGGGACTCGGTCATTAAGAACTTCTTCACCAAAGAGGGTAAGCTGAAGAGCATCCCCGTTCAGCTTAAGAAGAAGCTTATGGTGCTGGAGGTTTTGATTTCAAAATTGGAAATGGGCAGAACTTATACCGAGAAGGAAATCAACGAGTTTATAACCGGTTTTCATGACGATTTTGCCACAATCCGAAGGGAATTCATTATGCACCAGTTCATGTTCAGGGAGAATCAGATTTATGAGCTGAACCCTCCCGAGATGTGGGCTAACTGGAAGACCCTTTCCTGA
- a CDS encoding MDR family MFS transporter yields the protein MKKYNTRAIMASLLICGFVGMFSETALNIAISNLMEIFQITAATAQWLTTGFLLTLGILMPLTGWLLQRFSTRQLFIGSLASSIAGTLLAAVSYSFEMLMAARVLQAVGMGLLIPLMFNTILVVYPPEKRGAAMGFVGLVIMFAPATGPTVAGLLIEYFTWHYIFWLSLPFLILGLLVGLKYLDNVTEVTKSRVDLLSVALSTIGFGGVVFGFSKAGEGSEGWTSPIVLTSILVGAAALLLFSLRQKTMSEPMMNLGVFKYPMYLVGLAMVLSCMMIILSSMIILPMFLQKGMNLTAFTAGLMLLPGSALNGILSPRMGKLFDKYGPRWLVIPGLILVGIMLWLFSTLTPVSSVGFIVALHIGLMVGISMVWMPAQTNGLNQLPPELYPHGTAIMNTLQQVAGAIGTAIAISILTGGMERYMSGAPAKAVQNPLAHAMTAGSQHVFLFAFVVTLIGLAMAFFIRRVAVTHSAMNSMH from the coding sequence ATGAAGAAATACAATACGCGGGCCATTATGGCCTCGCTGCTTATCTGCGGTTTCGTCGGCATGTTCAGTGAAACGGCGCTCAACATCGCGATCAGCAATTTGATGGAGATCTTCCAGATTACGGCCGCCACGGCGCAGTGGTTAACGACGGGGTTCTTGCTTACGCTTGGCATTCTGATGCCTCTGACCGGCTGGCTCCTGCAGCGATTCTCCACAAGGCAGCTGTTTATCGGCTCACTTGCCAGCTCCATCGCGGGTACGTTGCTCGCCGCCGTTTCTTACAGTTTTGAAATGCTGATGGCCGCCCGCGTTCTGCAGGCGGTGGGCATGGGGCTGCTCATTCCCCTCATGTTCAATACGATTCTAGTGGTATACCCGCCGGAGAAGCGCGGGGCGGCCATGGGCTTCGTCGGGCTCGTCATTATGTTCGCGCCGGCCACCGGTCCAACGGTAGCGGGGTTGTTAATCGAATATTTCACCTGGCATTATATTTTCTGGTTATCCCTGCCTTTCCTGATCCTTGGCCTCTTGGTTGGGCTGAAGTATCTGGATAACGTCACCGAGGTGACGAAGTCGCGGGTTGATCTGCTGTCGGTCGCCTTGTCCACGATCGGCTTCGGCGGGGTTGTGTTCGGCTTTAGTAAAGCGGGGGAAGGCTCGGAGGGATGGACCAGTCCCATCGTCCTGACGTCCATTCTCGTGGGGGCGGCCGCTCTACTCCTGTTCTCGCTGCGGCAGAAGACGATGAGCGAGCCGATGATGAATCTTGGGGTATTCAAGTATCCCATGTATCTCGTAGGACTGGCCATGGTGCTGTCGTGTATGATGATCATCCTGTCGAGCATGATTATCCTGCCCATGTTTCTGCAGAAGGGGATGAACCTGACGGCCTTCACCGCCGGTCTCATGCTACTGCCGGGCAGTGCTTTGAACGGTATCCTGTCTCCCCGAATGGGGAAATTGTTCGACAAATACGGACCGAGGTGGCTCGTTATTCCCGGCCTGATCCTGGTGGGGATCATGCTGTGGCTTTTCTCCACCTTAACGCCCGTGTCTTCTGTGGGTTTCATCGTAGCGCTGCACATCGGGTTGATGGTGGGCATTTCGATGGTATGGATGCCTGCGCAAACGAACGGACTGAATCAATTGCCGCCTGAGCTCTATCCGCACGGGACGGCGATCATGAACACCCTGCAGCAGGTGGCGGGAGCCATCGGCACGGCGATCGCCATCAGTATCCTTACCGGCGGGATGGAGAGGTATATGAGCGGCGCTCCGGCGAAGGCTGTTCAGAACCCGCTGGCCCATGCAATGACGGCCGGATCCCAGCATGTCTTTCTATTCGCCTTCGTCGTAACGTTAATCGGTCTTGCGATGGCGTTTTTTATCCGCCGGGTTGCCGTTACTCATTCAGCGATGAATTCGATGCATTAA
- a CDS encoding cache domain-containing sensor histidine kinase has protein sequence MSGGTATMKPVRLQTLSIKTKLIVLVLCLLCAPFLVLGILWYEQATKTIRDNAEQANIQLVERLSSQLDSYFSDVENVTFPLVTHPLIIQFMKTDPSDQYGMFEISGKIEKELLPNMVNSRPDLYGFSIITKNGAVTSYGNYGARERNVGYLMNATGTETFKVAGINKLSGNNAITVLRYFRDAQTYQTMGLLAVDLKLNKISSMLSRIKLGETGKVWLMDAEGRIVYDPDWSTLGRPAPAFYLQTADRQAVYRKVDGVNKLIYMQKSERTGWTMISEVPLNELNGRLNRLRNTTIWIGSGLVLFVLLVISAFSFNLTLSLSNLQRLMKKAENGDLTVHAPERRLDEIGMLNRSFNKMVAELRRLIEFVHTSELREKEMQIRQRESSLQAMQSQINPHFLYNTLEVINSYAILEGVTPISRMASSLADIFRYSVGDARQVVTLAEEMHHITTYFSIQSERFRHLAIDLDVDPETAARVLGVRLMLQPLVENAFIHAYEKHKQRPDYIGIKGIPLADGYLVQISDKGGGMEPELIERYNRLFLENAKEEPDEPASSRKRIGLMNVHERLRLTFGEPYGLHILRTEGPGTLIEIRLPYDKTD, from the coding sequence ATGTCCGGAGGAACGGCCACCATGAAGCCTGTCAGGCTGCAGACGTTATCCATCAAAACCAAATTGATCGTGCTGGTTCTCTGCCTTCTGTGCGCCCCCTTTCTAGTGCTTGGCATCCTTTGGTACGAGCAGGCCACCAAGACGATCCGCGACAATGCCGAGCAGGCCAATATCCAGCTGGTGGAACGGCTCAGCAGCCAGCTCGATTCCTATTTCAGCGATGTGGAGAATGTGACGTTCCCTCTCGTTACCCATCCCCTGATTATTCAATTTATGAAAACGGATCCTTCCGATCAATACGGGATGTTCGAGATCTCCGGTAAAATAGAAAAAGAGCTGCTGCCCAACATGGTTAACAGCCGGCCCGATCTATACGGCTTCTCCATCATCACCAAGAACGGAGCCGTCACAAGCTATGGGAACTACGGGGCACGGGAGCGTAACGTGGGGTATTTGATGAACGCCACCGGAACGGAAACCTTTAAGGTCGCTGGAATCAACAAGCTTTCGGGCAATAATGCGATTACCGTGCTCCGCTATTTCCGCGATGCCCAGACTTACCAGACGATGGGCCTTCTAGCCGTCGACCTTAAGCTCAACAAAATTTCCTCCATGCTGTCCCGTATTAAGCTCGGGGAAACCGGTAAGGTATGGCTGATGGATGCGGAAGGGCGCATTGTTTATGATCCCGACTGGTCCACGCTCGGCCGGCCTGCCCCTGCCTTTTATCTTCAAACGGCTGACCGTCAAGCGGTCTACCGCAAAGTGGACGGGGTCAACAAGCTGATCTATATGCAGAAATCGGAGCGTACCGGATGGACGATGATTTCGGAGGTCCCTTTGAACGAGCTGAACGGCCGCTTGAACCGGCTGCGCAATACCACCATCTGGATAGGATCCGGCTTGGTTCTGTTCGTGCTTCTCGTCATCAGTGCGTTCTCCTTCAACCTGACCTTGTCACTATCGAACCTTCAGCGTCTTATGAAGAAAGCCGAGAACGGGGACCTTACGGTACATGCTCCGGAGAGACGGCTGGATGAAATCGGAATGTTGAACCGCAGCTTCAACAAGATGGTGGCGGAGCTCCGCCGGCTCATTGAGTTCGTTCATACCTCCGAGCTCAGGGAGAAGGAGATGCAGATACGGCAAAGGGAATCCTCCCTTCAAGCCATGCAGTCGCAGATTAACCCCCACTTCCTATACAATACGCTCGAGGTCATCAATTCCTATGCGATTCTTGAGGGAGTTACGCCGATTTCCCGGATGGCTTCCTCGCTTGCCGACATCTTCCGGTACAGCGTGGGCGATGCGAGACAGGTGGTGACCCTGGCGGAAGAGATGCATCATATCACCACCTATTTCTCCATCCAGTCCGAACGCTTCCGGCACCTGGCCATTGATTTGGACGTCGACCCGGAGACGGCCGCAAGGGTGCTGGGGGTCCGGCTTATGCTTCAGCCCCTGGTGGAGAATGCTTTTATCCATGCTTATGAGAAACATAAACAGAGGCCGGACTATATCGGAATAAAGGGAATCCCTCTTGCCGACGGATATCTGGTGCAGATCTCGGACAAAGGGGGCGGGATGGAACCGGAGCTCATCGAAAGATACAACCGCCTGTTCCTGGAAAATGCAAAAGAAGAGCCGGATGAACCGGCATCTTCTCGCAAAAGGATCGGATTGATGAATGTGCATGAGCGCCTTCGCCTGACCTTCGGCGAGCCGTACGGCCTGCATATCCTTCGGACAGAAGGACCCGGTACCCTTATCGAGATCAGGCTTCCTTACGACAAGACGGATTAG